The following proteins are co-located in the Castanea sativa cultivar Marrone di Chiusa Pesio chromosome 8, ASM4071231v1 genome:
- the LOC142607713 gene encoding large ribosomal subunit protein uL15c, which yields MAALLSLSTPPPATLHFPFSPFKGSVKNLKPSPTPCHFQSFKKRPMILLNQSAATSALVSAPSSSSVRFRLDNLGPQRGSRKKAKRKGRGISAGQGNSCGFGMRGQKSRSGPGVRKGFEGGQMPLYRRIPKLKGIAGGMHAGLPKYVPVNLRDIEAAGFQEGEEVSLETLKKKGLINPSGRERKLPLKVLGDGELSVKLNIKARAFSAAAKEKLEAAGCSLTELPGRKKWVKPSVAKNIARAEEYFAKKRAAAAAAVEPASA from the exons ATGGCagctcttctctctctctcaacaccaCCACCAGCAACCCTTCACTTCCCTTTTTCTCCATTCAAg GGAAGTGTGAAGAATTTGAAGCCAAGCCCAACTCCATGTCACTTCCAATCATTTAAGAAAAGGCCCATGATTTTGCTGAACCAGTCAGCTGCCACGTCTGCACTTGTTTCGGCTCCATCATCTTCTAGTGTCCGATTCCGGCTCGACAATCTGGGCCCACAGCGGGGGTCGAGGAAGAAGGCGAAGAGAAAAGGTAGAGGTATATCTGCTGGACAAGGTAACAGCTGTGGTTTCGGTATGAGGGGTCAGAAATCGAGGTCCGGTCCTGGGGTTAGGAAGGGCTTTGAGGGGGGTCAAATGCCACTTTATCGGAGAATACCTAAGTTGAAAGGAATTGCTGGAG GTATGCATGCTGGTTTACCTAAATATGTCCCTGTTAACTTGAGAGACATAGAAGCTGCCGGATTTCAAGAAGGGGAGGAGGTGTCTCTTGAGACATTGAAAAAGAAGGGTTTAATTAACCCTTCAGGAAGAGAAAGGAAACTGCCTCTAAAG GTTCTAGGTGATGGGGAGCTAAGTGTGAAGCTGAACATAAAGGCTCGTGCCTTTTCAGCAGCAGCAAAGGAGAAACTTGAGGCTGCTGGCTGTTCTCTCACTGAGCTTCCTGGCCGAAAGAAGTGGGTGAAGCCATCAGTTGCTAAGAACATTGCACGTGCTGAAGAATACTTTGCCAAGAAAagagctgctgctgctgctgcagtTGAACCAGCTTCTGCTTGA